CCATCCGTTGTATTTTGCTTTCAAAATGTTATCTTTGTGTGATCAGAAACAGCTATTATGCGGCACAGGTGGGGTTGTGCGGGGTTGTATTTTGCTTTCAAAATGTTATCTTTGTGTGATCAAAAACAGCAGAGATGAATATTCATCTGGCGCCGAAGTGTTGTATTTTGCTTTCAAAATGTTATCTTTGTGTGATCAAAAACAGCCAACCGAATATAACAGTGTAATAGGGAAGCGTTGTATTTTGCTTTCAAAATGTTATCTTTGTGTGATCAAAAACAGCTGAAGGGGCGAAAGGGGAATCCCTTTCTAAGTTGTATTTTGCTTTCAAAATGTTATCTTTGTGTGATCAAAAACAGCTTAAAATAACTCACCATGGTACAATCTATGGTTGTATTTTGCTTTCAAAATGTTATCTTTGTGTGATCAAAAACAGCTATTTCATCTGCTGGTACTCGTCGTGCTTTGTTGTATTTTGCTTTCAAAATGTTATCTTTGTGTGATCAAAAACAGCTGGATGCGTGTAAATTAATATTAATCAGTAAATTAAATAAGAATTTAGGATTATAAAAAATGAATATGATCACAAAAAAATCTGTCTGTTAAGACAGATTTTTTTATTTCTACGCTGTAACAGTTTATCTTTCGTTTCCTTCCTCTGTAACCGGTCGCGATAATATCAGGTATTTTTTATTCCTATTTTTTGATGATTCTCAAATCGGTAATCCTGTATTATTTCGAATCGCCGTAATAAACTTTTAAAATCGGTAATTCATCGATTGCCAACCGGCTAAAGTTGCTTGCCATTTCGGATAAAGGTATTCCTGCCAGAACATAATTCTCGTTTTTATCGTCAGATTGTTGGCAGAGAGAAAGATAGTAATCGGTTATATCTATGATATAACATCCTTCCTCTCTGTTACCTGAATTATGTATATATCTGCCTTTTACGGGATTTCCGGTTTTGTCTGTTATAGTCGATAGAATTTTGTTGTCAGTTCCCGGTTTATATAAAAATAGAGTAGAAGGCATCGTATTGGAATAGCTTAATGGTATCGATTCTTGTTTTTGCGGTTTAAGTACGATTTCGGTTTTCGAAATTTTTTTATTATCTACACTATAGAGTGGAGAGATTGGTAATTTCATTTTAATCAAGTATCCGCTTCCTCCTTGCAATACCGCTTGCCCGTTTATCGCCCCGGGACGTTTGGCAGATACAAATGGTAAATTATCGGATTGTTTTGTGAGAATGGCGTAAGGAGTTCCGTCTGCGTTATTCACAATATTTGAAAACGCATATCGGGAAAAATCGTTTTCATCGGGCGAAAAGGTATAAACGCGCGACTCTGATCCCCGGTGATAATGTATATCGATGCCTAAGCTGTTGACAGCAGATGCAAAATTCAAGATACAGTTATTCAATGGATCTGATGCAAGCATTATTCCTTTAAAATATTCTATAAACTTTTGGGGAGATCGTATTATTTCGTCCTTATTCTGTAATTTAAGAAATAAATCGTTGCCTGTAACGTCGTCGAGTCGGAACCGGAATTTATTTAATTTTTCAGTGGTAGGCCATGTAGTATACGACCCCAAAGGTTCTGGGTAATGACTAACCGTATAATTGTTATATATCAGCCCGTCTTTGGGATTGAGAAGAGGTAAACCTGTTAATCGATACAGATGAAAAGTTTGTAATACGGTAAAATTTCCCCACCTCGCGTTATTATAAGTGGAAAAAAAGGAAATAGAATCGTAAACACATTGTTGGTCGATATCGGGCAGCCCATTCGGAGTAATCACATAGTAAGGCGTAGCAATCGTAATACCGGTAACCGGATCGTCGATGCGGCCCATCAATAGGCCGTATCTTGCTTTACCCTGAGATGTCGGGAATGAATCTAACTTTATCGTAGAAGTAGTTAAATTGTGAACGTTTATTTCGATATATTCGTAAATGTAGTGGTCCCGTTCTTTATTACAGGCGAAGAAGAGAAAGATTAAAAAGATAAAAAGTACGTTTTTCATATCGATATGATTTAGTAATATGTAAATATATAAATATTTATTTATATTAATGTCGAGTTGTTATATTTTATTCGATACGAAATAAATATATGAGCCGGAAGGGATCGAATATTTTAATATTTTGTTTATTGACCGATCGATTGTTTAAGTGGTTTTAAAAATGAATTATTCTTTTATGACGGTTTAAAAAATGGAGTTTCAATACTCGTAAACTGATTATCTCATCGGAAAATTACAGAACGGAATAAAATGAAAATGGTTGTCTCCCGACAACCAATCTTCGTTAACCTTAAATCTAATACCATGAAAAACACAATGCAAATGTAAG
The window above is part of the Coprobacter tertius genome. Proteins encoded here:
- a CDS encoding DUF4270 family protein encodes the protein MKNVLFIFLIFLFFACNKERDHYIYEYIEINVHNLTTSTIKLDSFPTSQGKARYGLLMGRIDDPVTGITIATPYYVITPNGLPDIDQQCVYDSISFFSTYNNARWGNFTVLQTFHLYRLTGLPLLNPKDGLIYNNYTVSHYPEPLGSYTTWPTTEKLNKFRFRLDDVTGNDLFLKLQNKDEIIRSPQKFIEYFKGIMLASDPLNNCILNFASAVNSLGIDIHYHRGSESRVYTFSPDENDFSRYAFSNIVNNADGTPYAILTKQSDNLPFVSAKRPGAINGQAVLQGGSGYLIKMKLPISPLYSVDNKKISKTEIVLKPQKQESIPLSYSNTMPSTLFLYKPGTDNKILSTITDKTGNPVKGRYIHNSGNREEGCYIIDITDYYLSLCQQSDDKNENYVLAGIPLSEMASNFSRLAIDELPILKVYYGDSK